Proteins from one Salarias fasciatus chromosome 14, fSalaFa1.1, whole genome shotgun sequence genomic window:
- the mfsd1 gene encoding lysosomal dipeptide transporter MFSD1 isoform X2, translating to MAEIEEQQSLLGAEEQQEEDAAPRGGGRPLAAICDPSRLPHRVVVLCFMCFLGFGSYFCYDNPAALQTQVIQDMNLNTAKFMQLYAWYSWPNVFLCFFGGFLLDRVFGIRLGTILFSLFVCVGQIIFAAGALANQFWVMEMGRFVFGIGGESLAVAQNTYAVNWFKGKELNLVFGLQLSMARLGSTVNMNIMGWVYSRVMDATGSPGHTTLGASLMIAAVTCLFSLFCAVVLGFLDKRAERILQKEEGKTGEVIQLTDVKNFPLSLWLIFIICVGYYVAVFPFIGLGQVFFIEKFNFSPAQARAVNSIVYIISAPASPLLGFMVDKTGRNVIWVIIAVVATLAAHMMLAFTFWNPWIAMSLLGVSYSLLACALWPMVAFVVPDHQLGTAYGFMQSIQNLGLALIAMAAGAILDTRGYLFLEVFFCACICIALMAVVALYFVDYLKGGHLNQSAGARARLQKESTPDAEIKLWRSRLTSSEFDRLAPMSAFGLRNRYLSRLGTQLPDHCSPHLSSLAHRSILK from the exons ATGGCGGAGAtcgaggagcagcagagcctgctgggagcggaggagcagcaggaggaggacgcgGCTCCTCGAGGAGGCGGCAGACCCCTGGCCGCCATCTGCGACCCCAGCCGTCTCCCGCACCGGGTGGTCGTGCTGTGCTTCATGTGCTTCCTGGGATTCG GAAGCTACTTCTGTTATGACAACCCAGCTGCTCTCCAGACTCAAGTCATCCAG GACATGAACCTGAACACTGCAAAGTTCATGCAGCTGTATGCCTGGTACTCCTGGCCCAACgtgtttctctgcttctttgGGGGATTTCTGCTGGACAGGGTCTTTGGGATCAG ACTGGGAACCATcctcttttccctttttgtcTGTGTTGGACAG ATCATATTTGCCGCTGGAGCTTTGGCGAACCAGTTTTGGGTGATGGAAATGGGGCGTTTTGTATTTGG CATTGGAGGAGAGTCCCTGGCTGTGGCCCAAAACACGTATGCAGTCAACTGGTTCAAAGGGAAAGAACTCAACCTGGTGTTTGGCCTTCAGCTGAGCATGGCTCGCCTG GGCAGCACGGTGAACATGAACATCATGGGCTGGGTCTACAGCAGAGTTATGGACGCCACTGGCTCCCCGGGACACACGACACTGGGCGCATCGCTCATGATAG CTGCTGTAACCTGCCTGTTCTCGCTGTTCTGTGCCGTTGTGCTGGGATTTCTTGATAAACGAGCTGAGAGGATTCTCCagaaggaggaaggaaaaacTG GTGAAGTGATCCAGCTGACAGATGTGAAGAattttcccctctctctgtggCTGATCTTCATCATTTGTGTGGGCTACTACGTCGCCGTTTTCCCTTTCATTGGACTGGGACA GGTGTTCTTCATTGAGAAATTCAACTTCTCCCCGGCCCAGGCCAGAGCTGTCAACAG CATTGTGTACATCATCTCAGCCCCTGCATCTCCTCTTCTGGGCTTTATGGTTGATAAGACTGGCAGAAATGTGATCTGGGTAATAATCGCCGTGGTGGCGACGCTCGCCGCTCACATGATGCTGGCCTTCACCTTCTGGAATCCGTGGATCGCCATG tcgCTCCTCGGTGTGTCGTACTCTCTCCTGGCCTGTGCGCTGTGGCCCATGGTTGCCTTTGTAGTTCCGGACCATCAGCTGGGAACCGCCTATGGCTT CATGCAGTCCATCCAGAACCTGGGACTTGCGCTCATCGCCATGGCAGCAGGAGCCATCCTGGATACCAGAGGATACCTGTTTTTAGAAGTCTTTTTCTGTGCCTGCATCTGCA TTGCATTGATGGCAGTGGTGGCGCTGTACTTTGTGGATTATCTCAAAG gaggacaTTTGAACCAGTCGGCCGGAGCCAGAGCTCGACTGCAGAAAGAATCCACTCCAGACGCCGA GATTAAACTGTGGCGCAGTAGACTGACGTCGTCCGAGTTCGATAGACTGGCACCCATGTCTGCTTTTGGCTTACGCAACCGCTACCTCTCCAGGCTGGGCACGCAG CTCCCAGACCACTGCTCTCCACATCTGTCATCGCTTGCCCACAGGAGTATTTTGAAATGA
- the mfsd1 gene encoding lysosomal dipeptide transporter MFSD1 isoform X1 — translation MAEIEEQQSLLGAEEQQEEDAAPRGGGRPLAAICDPSRLPHRVVVLCFMCFLGFGSYFCYDNPAALQTQVIQDMNLNTAKFMQLYAWYSWPNVFLCFFGGFLLDRVFGIRLGTILFSLFVCVGQIIFAAGALANQFWVMEMGRFVFGIGGESLAVAQNTYAVNWFKGKELNLVFGLQLSMARLGSTVNMNIMGWVYSRVMDATGSPGHTTLGASLMIAAVTCLFSLFCAVVLGFLDKRAERILQKEEGKTGEVIQLTDVKNFPLSLWLIFIICVGYYVAVFPFIGLGQVFFIEKFNFSPAQARAVNSIVYIISAPASPLLGFMVDKTGRNVIWVIIAVVATLAAHMMLAFTFWNPWIAMSLLGVSYSLLACALWPMVAFVVPDHQLGTAYGFMQSIQNLGLALIAMAAGAILDTRGYLFLEVFFCACICIALMAVVALYFVDYLKGGHLNQSAGARARLQKESTPDAE, via the exons ATGGCGGAGAtcgaggagcagcagagcctgctgggagcggaggagcagcaggaggaggacgcgGCTCCTCGAGGAGGCGGCAGACCCCTGGCCGCCATCTGCGACCCCAGCCGTCTCCCGCACCGGGTGGTCGTGCTGTGCTTCATGTGCTTCCTGGGATTCG GAAGCTACTTCTGTTATGACAACCCAGCTGCTCTCCAGACTCAAGTCATCCAG GACATGAACCTGAACACTGCAAAGTTCATGCAGCTGTATGCCTGGTACTCCTGGCCCAACgtgtttctctgcttctttgGGGGATTTCTGCTGGACAGGGTCTTTGGGATCAG ACTGGGAACCATcctcttttccctttttgtcTGTGTTGGACAG ATCATATTTGCCGCTGGAGCTTTGGCGAACCAGTTTTGGGTGATGGAAATGGGGCGTTTTGTATTTGG CATTGGAGGAGAGTCCCTGGCTGTGGCCCAAAACACGTATGCAGTCAACTGGTTCAAAGGGAAAGAACTCAACCTGGTGTTTGGCCTTCAGCTGAGCATGGCTCGCCTG GGCAGCACGGTGAACATGAACATCATGGGCTGGGTCTACAGCAGAGTTATGGACGCCACTGGCTCCCCGGGACACACGACACTGGGCGCATCGCTCATGATAG CTGCTGTAACCTGCCTGTTCTCGCTGTTCTGTGCCGTTGTGCTGGGATTTCTTGATAAACGAGCTGAGAGGATTCTCCagaaggaggaaggaaaaacTG GTGAAGTGATCCAGCTGACAGATGTGAAGAattttcccctctctctgtggCTGATCTTCATCATTTGTGTGGGCTACTACGTCGCCGTTTTCCCTTTCATTGGACTGGGACA GGTGTTCTTCATTGAGAAATTCAACTTCTCCCCGGCCCAGGCCAGAGCTGTCAACAG CATTGTGTACATCATCTCAGCCCCTGCATCTCCTCTTCTGGGCTTTATGGTTGATAAGACTGGCAGAAATGTGATCTGGGTAATAATCGCCGTGGTGGCGACGCTCGCCGCTCACATGATGCTGGCCTTCACCTTCTGGAATCCGTGGATCGCCATG tcgCTCCTCGGTGTGTCGTACTCTCTCCTGGCCTGTGCGCTGTGGCCCATGGTTGCCTTTGTAGTTCCGGACCATCAGCTGGGAACCGCCTATGGCTT CATGCAGTCCATCCAGAACCTGGGACTTGCGCTCATCGCCATGGCAGCAGGAGCCATCCTGGATACCAGAGGATACCTGTTTTTAGAAGTCTTTTTCTGTGCCTGCATCTGCA TTGCATTGATGGCAGTGGTGGCGCTGTACTTTGTGGATTATCTCAAAG gaggacaTTTGAACCAGTCGGCCGGAGCCAGAGCTCGACTGCAGAAAGAATCCACTCCAGACGCCGA ATGA